Proteins encoded together in one Deinococcus hopiensis KR-140 window:
- a CDS encoding sensor histidine kinase, translating into MTLRWRLTLFYTGLLAVLLTAVSVAVLAQMQNKLMASVDGGLVTTYTQFTNLFPLLNLPMVGEQPARGLEVQLSPARYSFPDEIIQFDGLPFYTAESLAEDLDAARTPQQRHALLEQVRAQGQAWRRRPIGLDPARSIQLTDDELAALIGAPAQRLTITRQIEQAYKTGSETHPTRFLVALGTVKTEDQLQTFALIYVGRDLAPLNDTLTQLRNIILILFLVGLPAAGVGSYLLAGQALRPLRQVRKAAEGIGSQNLGERVPEPATGDEVQALAQALNAMLGRLEASFEAQRRFTSDASHELRTPVTAISGHAGYLLRRTSPSEGQRESLNIIRKESERLTNLIASLLELARSDSGALTLTRQPILSGLFLGEVARELAPLAQAQGTELRVAGEEVTFEGDPDRLKQVVINLVSNALKAGAAHITLQSRAEVGGQEVRLSVADDGPGIPPEHLSRLFDRFYRVEDSRSRDAGGAGLGLSIVKGIVDAHGGRIWLESEVGRGTTVHVQLPVGNVPELDEDVP; encoded by the coding sequence GTGACCCTGCGCTGGCGACTGACGCTGTTTTACACGGGACTGCTGGCGGTGCTGCTCACGGCGGTATCGGTGGCGGTGCTGGCGCAGATGCAGAACAAATTGATGGCCAGTGTGGACGGTGGGCTGGTCACCACCTACACCCAGTTCACCAACCTGTTTCCGCTGCTCAACCTGCCGATGGTGGGGGAGCAGCCCGCCCGTGGGTTGGAGGTGCAACTCTCGCCTGCCCGCTACTCCTTCCCCGACGAGATCATTCAGTTCGATGGGTTGCCCTTTTACACCGCGGAGAGTCTGGCGGAGGATCTGGACGCCGCACGTACCCCCCAGCAGCGTCACGCGCTGCTGGAGCAGGTGCGCGCCCAAGGGCAGGCGTGGCGGCGGCGACCTATCGGTCTCGATCCGGCGCGCTCCATCCAATTGACCGACGATGAACTCGCGGCGCTGATCGGCGCGCCTGCCCAGCGGCTCACCATCACGCGGCAGATTGAGCAGGCGTACAAAACGGGCAGCGAGACGCATCCGACGCGGTTTCTGGTGGCATTGGGAACGGTCAAGACCGAAGACCAGCTGCAGACCTTCGCCCTGATCTACGTCGGCCGGGACCTCGCGCCGTTGAACGATACCCTGACGCAGCTGCGCAACATCATCCTGATCCTGTTTCTGGTGGGGCTCCCGGCGGCGGGCGTGGGCTCGTACCTACTCGCCGGGCAGGCGCTGCGGCCCCTGCGGCAGGTGCGCAAGGCCGCCGAGGGCATCGGCAGCCAGAATCTGGGCGAGCGGGTGCCCGAGCCTGCCACCGGCGACGAGGTGCAGGCGCTGGCCCAGGCCCTCAACGCCATGCTGGGGCGCTTGGAGGCGAGCTTCGAGGCCCAGCGCCGCTTCACGAGCGACGCGAGCCACGAGCTGCGCACGCCCGTCACGGCCATCAGCGGCCACGCGGGGTACCTGCTGCGCCGCACCAGTCCCAGCGAGGGCCAGCGCGAGAGCCTCAATATCATCCGCAAGGAGTCCGAACGGCTGACCAACTTGATCGCCAGCCTGCTTGAACTCGCCCGCTCGGACAGCGGGGCGCTGACGCTGACCCGGCAGCCCATCCTCTCGGGCCTGTTTCTGGGGGAGGTGGCCCGGGAGCTCGCGCCGCTCGCGCAGGCGCAGGGCACCGAACTGCGGGTGGCGGGCGAGGAGGTGACCTTCGAGGGCGATCCGGACCGCCTCAAGCAGGTCGTTATCAACCTCGTCAGCAACGCGCTGAAGGCGGGGGCCGCGCACATTACGCTGCAGAGCCGTGCCGAGGTGGGCGGCCAGGAAGTGCGCCTGAGCGTGGCGGACGACGGCCCCGGCATTCCGCCCGAACACCTCTCGCGCCTCTTTGACCGCTTCTACCGCGTCGAGGACAGCCGCAGCCGTGATGCAGGCGGCGCGGGCCTGGGCCTGAGCATCGTCAAGGGCATCGTGGACGCCCACGGCGGGCGCATCTGGCTGGAGAGCGAGGTGGGGCGGGGCACCACCGTTCACGTGCAGCTACCTGTGGGGAACGTGCCAGAGCTGGACGAGGACGTGCCGTAG
- the argR gene encoding arginine repressor produces the protein MLSKEQRQKRIQDIIARESISTQSELVERLRAEGVQVTQATVSRDINELRLVRLPIGKGRHRYALAQVAGHSDVEEELGRLFQNFVKDVDRGENMLVIRTADGHATGVALLLDRLRRDDIVGTIAGEDTIFVVARTTGEGEALMEEFHALMLG, from the coding sequence ATGCTCAGCAAGGAACAGCGTCAAAAACGTATTCAGGACATTATTGCCCGCGAGAGTATTTCTACCCAGTCCGAACTTGTCGAGCGGCTGCGCGCCGAGGGGGTGCAGGTCACCCAGGCCACCGTGAGCCGCGACATCAACGAACTTCGCCTCGTGCGCCTGCCTATCGGCAAGGGCCGCCACCGCTACGCCCTGGCGCAGGTGGCCGGGCACAGCGACGTGGAGGAAGAACTCGGCCGCCTCTTTCAGAATTTCGTCAAGGACGTGGACCGGGGTGAGAACATGCTGGTCATCCGCACCGCTGACGGCCACGCGACGGGCGTGGCGCTGCTGCTGGACAGGTTACGCCGCGACGACATCGTGGGCACCATCGCCGGAGAGGACACCATCTTCGTGGTCGCCCGCACCACAGGTGAGGGCGAGGCGCTCATGGAGGAGTTTCACGCGCTGATGCTGGGTTAG
- the coaBC gene encoding bifunctional phosphopantothenoylcysteine decarboxylase/phosphopantothenate--cysteine ligase CoaBC, protein MNDAALSPAPTVLVIVGGSIAAVKAPSVLRRLRERGALVRVIATGAALAFITELSLATAADGEVATDKTWFSPRPDAQHLTLARADATVIVGASADLLARVAGGHAGDLASATLLSVMGPVLWVPAMNERMWRHPAVQANAERLRAWGHTFLGPEEGAFGTRGEGRGVGRMAEPEDIAAAVLALLTPPAPRDLEGLHVVVSAGPTREYLDPVRFISNPSSGKMGFAVAQEARNRGARVTLVTGPVNLPNPLGVEVVRIETALELRDAILLASEQADLVVMTAAVADYRAAERAGEKQAKVAGDVTVLLTPNPDILAELGQNKGDRVLVGFAMETHAGVERAALKAQRKNADFILLNYPTREGTAFGGDDNEVTLVRPDGSHEAWPRLSKREVARRLLDEAARVRLSQNARPV, encoded by the coding sequence GTGAACGACGCCGCGCTCTCCCCCGCCCCCACCGTCCTCGTCATCGTGGGGGGCAGCATCGCCGCCGTAAAGGCCCCCTCGGTGCTGCGGCGGCTGCGCGAGCGGGGCGCCTTGGTGCGCGTGATCGCCACGGGGGCGGCCCTGGCCTTTATCACCGAACTCAGCCTGGCGACGGCGGCAGACGGCGAGGTGGCGACGGACAAGACGTGGTTCTCGCCGCGCCCCGACGCCCAGCACCTCACCCTCGCGCGGGCGGACGCGACGGTGATCGTGGGCGCCTCGGCGGACCTGCTCGCGCGGGTGGCGGGGGGGCATGCGGGGGACCTCGCCTCCGCCACCCTGCTCAGCGTGATGGGTCCCGTCCTGTGGGTGCCCGCCATGAACGAACGGATGTGGCGGCACCCGGCGGTGCAGGCCAACGCCGAGCGCTTGCGGGCGTGGGGACACACCTTCCTGGGCCCCGAGGAAGGCGCGTTCGGCACCCGGGGTGAAGGCCGGGGCGTGGGCCGTATGGCCGAACCGGAGGACATCGCGGCGGCCGTACTCGCGCTGCTCACGCCGCCCGCTCCACGTGACCTGGAGGGCCTGCACGTCGTCGTTTCCGCCGGCCCCACCCGTGAGTATCTGGACCCGGTGCGTTTTATCAGCAACCCCAGCAGCGGCAAGATGGGCTTCGCCGTGGCCCAGGAGGCGCGGAACCGGGGCGCTCGGGTCACGCTGGTGACGGGTCCAGTGAATCTGCCAAACCCCCTCGGCGTGGAAGTGGTCCGCATCGAGACGGCGCTTGAGCTGCGCGACGCCATCCTCCTGGCCTCGGAACAGGCTGATCTCGTCGTGATGACGGCGGCGGTGGCCGACTACCGCGCCGCCGAGCGGGCCGGTGAGAAACAGGCCAAGGTGGCGGGCGACGTGACGGTTCTCCTCACTCCCAATCCCGATATCCTCGCGGAACTGGGGCAGAACAAGGGAGACCGCGTGCTTGTGGGCTTCGCGATGGAGACCCACGCGGGCGTGGAGCGTGCGGCCCTTAAAGCGCAGCGTAAAAATGCCGACTTCATCCTGCTGAACTATCCCACCCGGGAGGGCACGGCTTTCGGCGGCGACGACAACGAGGTGACGCTGGTACGCCCCGACGGTTCACACGAGGCGTGGCCGCGCCTGAGCAAGCGTGAGGTGGCCCGGCGGCTGCTGGATGAGGCGGCGCGCGTCCGCCTTTCCCAGAATGCTCGCCCTGTGTAG